Proteins found in one Hippocampus zosterae strain Florida unplaced genomic scaffold, ASM2543408v3 HiC_scaffold_270, whole genome shotgun sequence genomic segment:
- the LOC127594802 gene encoding uncharacterized protein LOC127594802, whose amino-acid sequence MNDLLVGKQFKLTKKLGSGAFGEIFYGINTKTEQEVAVKLESISTKHPQLFYEAKLIHLLHQDDPSDKGIPNVYFCSSEGDYNIMVMDLLGPSLEDLFGFCGRKFELKTVLLVAEQMLSRIEFVHGKQFLHRDIKPDNFLIGTSKRAHRVYMIDFGLAKKFIQRDGRHIPYRDNKNLTGTARYASVNTHLGIEQGRRDDIESLGYVLVYFLRGSLPWQNLKANNKKDKYERIMEKKLSTSVETLCKGLPSELREMIESSRNMTFDEEPDYRALKDKFNTLFNHMGFERDNILDWHKVATEKKRRQD is encoded by the coding sequence ATGAACGATTTATTGGTGGGCAAGCAGTTCAAGCTGACCAAGAAGCTGGGCTCCGGCGCCTTCGGGGAAATCTTCTATGGCATCAACACCAAGACCGAGCAGGAGGTGGCCGTCAAACTCGAGTCCATCTCCACCAAGCACCCCCAGCTCTTCTACGAGGCCAAGCTCATCCACCTCCTCCACCAGGACGACCCCTCCGACAAGGGCATTCCCAACGTCTACTTCTGCTCCTCCGAGGGCGACTACAACATCATGGTCATGGACCTCCTCGGCCCCTCCCTCGAGGACCTGTTCGGCTTCTGCGGGAGAAAGTTTGAACTGAAGACGGTGCTGCTGGTGGCCGAGCAGATGCTCTCGCGGATCGAATTCGTGCACGGCAAGCAATTCCTGCACCGGGACATCAAGCCCGACAACTTCCTGATCGGCACCTCGAAGCGGGCCCACCGCGTTTACATGATAGACTTTGGGCTGGCCAAAAAGTTTATCCAGCGCGACGGCCGGCACATCCCCTACCGCGACAACAAAAACCTCACGGGGACGGCCCGCTACGCCTCGGTCAATACCCATCTGGGGATCGAGCAGGGCCGGCGAGACGACATCGAGTCGCTGGGGTACGTGCTGGTCTACTTTCTGCGGGGGTCGCTGCCCTGGCAGAACCTCAAGGCCAACAACAAGAAGGACAAGTACGAGCGCATCATGGAGAAGAAACTCAGCACCTCAGTGGAGACCCTCTGCAAGGGGCTGCCCAGCGAGCTCCGCGAGATGATCGAAAGTTCCCGAAACATGACCTTCGACGAGGAGCCCGACTACCGGGCCCTGAAGGACAAGTTCAACACGCTGTTCAACCACATGGGCTTCGAGCGGGATAATATACTCGACTGGCACAAGGTGGCCACCGAAAAGAAGCGCAGACAGGACTGA